A genomic window from Glycine soja cultivar W05 chromosome 10, ASM419377v2, whole genome shotgun sequence includes:
- the LOC114370028 gene encoding zinc finger protein 593-like → MGGKCPHRNVKKRRYSHKTARRTKFELKGDDMVYAQLNKPDQERPPLPVDEDLPGMGQYYCLHCDRYFANITVRDEHFKTKRHKKRIKQMMGPAPHTQLDADLASGMGMPDNGPKLMSM, encoded by the exons ATGGGAGGAAAATGTCCGCACAGGAACGTGAAGAAGAGAAGATATTCTCACAAGACCGCGCGGCGAACCAAATTTGAGCTGAAAGGGGACGACATGGTTTATGCGCAGCTCAACAAACCCGATCAAGAGAGACCCCCTTTACCCGTCGACGAAGATTTGCCTGGGATGGGCCAGTACTATTGCCTTCACTGCga TCGGTACTTTGCCAATATAACTGTGAGGGATGAGCACTTTAAGACCAAACGACACAAGAAGCG TATAAAACAAATGATGGGTCCTGCACCACATACTCAACTTGATGCCGATTTAGCTTCTGGGATGGGTATGCCAGACAATGGACCAAAGCTAATGTCTATGTAA
- the LOC114371202 gene encoding heavy metal-associated isoprenylated plant protein 3-like — protein MGEEKEQPKNETEKKPEEAAAAPKKDDGPIPVVYKLDLHCEGCVKKIKRTCRHFQGVETVKADLSSNKVTVTGKLDAEKLRDKIAERTKKKVDIISAPPKKEAAATENPPEKKVEEKKPEEKKPEEKPKESMVVLKIKLHCDGCIAKIRRIIMRFKGVQSVSLDGSKDLVTVKGTMDVKEMVSYLNEKLKRNVEVVPPPKKDDDKKEKEGDGGEKKEKEKDGGGEKKEKDVAAAAEVINKMEYMHQMAPPSFWYDGGHFPGQTNYAMEVHPGYGASANNHYVEPGYVNQGYPLQPPLPYYMHPHAPPPQMFSDENPNACSIM, from the exons ATGGGAGag GAAAAAGAGCAGCCTAAGAATGAAACCGAGAAGAAGCCCGAGGAGGCCGCCGCAGCCCCCAAGAAAGACGACGGACCCATCCCTGTCGTTTACAAACTCGACTTGCATTGCGAGGGATGCGTCAAGAAGATCAAACGCACATGTCGCCACTTCCAag GTGTGGAAACCGTTAAGGCAGATCTATCGTCGAACAAAGTGACTGTTACTGGCAAATTGGATGCCGAGAAGCTGCGAGATAAGATCGCCGAGAGAACCAAGAAGAAGGTTGACATCATCTCAGCTCCGCCCAAAAAAGAAGCCGCCGCCACGGAAAATCCACCGGAGAAGAAGGTTGAAGAGAAGAAACCtgaagagaaaaaaccagaaGAAAAACCTAAAGAg AGTATGGTGGTTTTGAAGATCAAACTGCACTGTGACGGTTGCATTGCGAAAATTCGAAGAATCATTATGAGATTCAAAG GTGTACAATCGGTGAGCCTTGACGGAAGCAAGGACTTGGTGACAGTGAAGGGAACAATGGACGTGAAGGAGATGGTATCGTACCTGAACGAGAAGCTGAAGCGAAACGTGGAAGTGGTGCCTCCTCCGAAGAAAGACGACgataagaaagagaaagaaggtGACGGTGgcgaaaagaaagagaaagagaaagacgGTGGCGgtgagaagaaagagaaagacgTTGCTGCAGCGGCGGAGGTTATTAACAAAATGGAATATATGCACCAGATGGCACCTCCGTCGTTCTGGTACGACGGAGGACACTTTCCAGGTCAAACAAATTACGCTATGGAGGTTCACCCAGGATATGGTGCTAGTGCTAATAATCATTACGTGGAGCCAGGGTACGTGAACCAGGGTTATCCTCTGCAGCCACCTCTACCGTACTACATGCACCCGCACGCACCTCCGCCACAGATGTTCAGCGATGAGAACCCCAATGCTTGTTCCATCATGTGA